From the genome of Sinanaerobacter sp. ZZT-01:
GACACAGGATTTACCGTACCCTATGGGGATCGCTGCGGCAGAGACTTTGGTTATCGGGGATGAGGGCGGTAAAAAATCCGTTGTTTTATTTTCTTCTTTAGGAGTTGCTGCACTTTTTACCCTTTTTCGAGATTGGTTCGAAAAAATTCCGCAGACTCTTATTTTGAACAAAGCAATTGCTGCAAAAGGAGTCGCTTTTTATATTTATTTATCTCCAATGCTTATAGCAGTTGGATATCTTATAGGGCCATTGGCAGTTGGGATCTGGTTTTTGGGTGCTGTGATTGGAGATTTTGGAATTGTTATAGGAATGCCTAGGATGGGAATCCTTGATTTAGATACTGCAATGGCCGTGAAATCCTCATTAGGAATTGGGGTAATGGTTGGAACGGGAATCGGCATCATTGTAAAGGGTATTCTTCCGAAAGCAAAAGAAATTTTTGGGCCGATGTTTTCCAAAGAATCACGTGGAGATTCCATTGTAAACCTTCGATGGGCACCGATGCTTATGGTGATTCTTGCCTTTATTTTTACATTTGCTCTGGATTTGGGTATCGGAGCCAGCTTGATTACAATTTTAGGTGTTTGGCTTGCAACGTCAATGTCAGCTCAGGTAGTTGGGCAATCTGGAATTAATCCGATGGAGATTTTTGGAATCATCGTACTTCTCGCGGCTAAGTTTGCTGCGAGCCTTGGAAATGTACAAGCCTTTTTCGTGGCTGCGATCGTAGCAGTTGCCTGTGGATTAGTCGGAGATGTCATGAACGATTTTAAAGCAGGCCATATCCTTCAAAGCAACCCGAAAGCACAGTGGCTGGGAGAAGTAATCGGCGGAATCATCGGCGCATTTGTATCAGTTGGTGTTCTCTTTGTCTTGATAAAAGCATATGGAGCAGAAGCTTTTGGAGATCCTGAACTGTTCCCTGCCCCTCAAGCCAGCGCAGTGGCCGCTATGGTTGGAGGAATCCCGCATATGACTTCCTTTGTCATCGGTCTTTTTATAGGAACTGTTTTATATGTTCTGCGTTTTCCGGTTATGACCTTAGGACTTG
Proteins encoded in this window:
- a CDS encoding OPT/YSL family transporter, with the protein product MSNTPKGVRQASFREQFTFRGMVIGSIGSVILTMSSMYVALKLGALPWPIIFVALVSMFALKALGRTNIHEINVTHTVMSAGAMVAGGIAFTVPGIWMLEPKAEVNLASLLIVTLGGVLLGLIFTALIRKYFVVTQDLPYPMGIAAAETLVIGDEGGKKSVVLFSSLGVAALFTLFRDWFEKIPQTLILNKAIAAKGVAFYIYLSPMLIAVGYLIGPLAVGIWFLGAVIGDFGIVIGMPRMGILDLDTAMAVKSSLGIGVMVGTGIGIIVKGILPKAKEIFGPMFSKESRGDSIVNLRWAPMLMVILAFIFTFALDLGIGASLITILGVWLATSMSAQVVGQSGINPMEIFGIIVLLAAKFAASLGNVQAFFVAAIVAVACGLVGDVMNDFKAGHILQSNPKAQWLGEVIGGIIGAFVSVGVLFVLIKAYGAEAFGDPELFPAPQASAVAAMVGGIPHMTSFVIGLFIGTVLYVLRFPVMTLGLGIYLPFYLSFTAMIGGALKLIVEKAAPKFEKAGNGMIIASGLLGGEGVVGVVLALVQALKGMQAL